A portion of the Plasmodium relictum strain SGS1 genome assembly, chromosome: 11 genome contains these proteins:
- a CDS encoding amino acid transporter, putative, producing MNENGLSNDFHSNKESRNTLDKILNLDNKKNYINIDKSNDKISMKNNNKNATSNNNDYLIEYKNQNIHSTNKQDEKKINKKLQNGKKVEEFTYKNEKRVNKDEYIYMNDDNINVYPPYYESNQSDYYNNENKHIVNETTVESKNEKNKNKNWKGRTFSRFTPGGVRSSTVLFICTAIGVGFLSIPYVFSKLGIVLSLILIFFNAIESYVTTNILCLSSLEHNTFVYGNLLKKIGKDYHKTIIDIGLSFGFFSSFILILILMSDFLSSIFSVFNFPSFLCNNIFIVIIICILILPITFRDQVGSLNYFLTFSLFSLSVTVITIGIQAYSYFKILENKNIVLFNLDRSFFKCFNVLLFSFSQQPNACFITGQFNQPTHRRINKSAYRSILLQIIFYTLFGILGYLSFLNTAKDNIVLNYENTNVSILCCKFLLSITFFFSIPLNFMGSYQSLLSIFLGIRNIFYKIYFFILRRNRYITNLSSVLRNDSVDPLEEITLNNFTDASSMHESEAYDKKQRIFVSTVVTIICAFIACKVKNLTNVIGIGGGITSTLISCFLPNLIYFKNRKNVENKFKRYITLFMLIFFSFMGFFSVIITTLNLVI from the exons atgaatgAAAATGGATTATCAAATGATTTTCATTCTAATAAAGAAAGCAGAAACACTTTGGATAAAATACTGAActtagataataaaaaaaattatataaatattgataaaagtaatgataaaatttcaatgaaaaataataataaaaatgcaaCTTCAAATAATAACGATTATTtaatagaatataaaaatcagAATATTCATTCAACTAATAAGcaagatgaaaaaaagataaataaaaaattacaaaatggTAAAAAAGTAGAAGaatttacatataaaaatgaaaagagagttaataaagatgaatatatatacatgaaTGATGATAACATAAATGTATATCCACCTTATTATGAAAGTAATCAAAGTGATTATTACAATAACGAAAATAAGCATATTGTAAATGAAACAACAGTTGaaagtaaaaatgaaaaaaataaaaataaaaactggAAAGGTAGAACTTTTAGCCGTTTCACACCTGGGGGAGTACGATCTAGTACagtattatttatatgtacAGCTATAGGTGTTGGCTTTTTATCAATTCCATATGTGTTTTCAAAACTAGGAATAGTTTTAAGTTTAATTTTGATATTCTTTAACGCGATTGAATCATATGTTACtacaaatattttatgtttatcATCACTAGAACATAATACTTTTGTATATGGgaatttattaaagaaaattggTAAAGATTATCATAAAACTATTATTGATATAGGCTTATCTTTTGGTTTTTTTTCtagttttatattaattttaatctTAATGAGTGATTTTTTAAGTAGTATATTTTCTGTATTCAATTTTCCAagttttttatgtaataatatatttatagtgATTATCATATGCATCTTAATTCTGCCAATAACATTTAGAGATCAGGTAGGATCacttaattattttcttactttttcattattttccttATCAGTTACTGTAATAACAATAGGTATTCAAGcatattcttattttaaaatattggaaaataaaaatattgtattattcaatttaGATAGaagtttttttaaatgttttaatgttttactattttctttttctcaaCAACCTAATGCTTGTTTTATAACAGGGCAATTTAATCAGCCAACTCATAgaagaataaataaatcaGCATATAGAAGTATTTTGTTacagataattttttatacattatTTGGTATTCTAGGATATTTATCTTTTCTAAATACAGCAAAAGATAATATTGTATTGaattatgaaaatacaaATGTATCCATTCTCTGTTGTAAATTCCTTTTAtcaataactttttttttttcaataccTTTAAACTTTATGGGATCTTATCAAAGTTTGTTGTCTATATTTTTAGGGATACgtaatatcttttataaaatatatttttttattttaagaaGAAATAGATATATTACAAACTTATCATCAGTTTTACGAAATGATTCAGTTGATCCGTTAGAAGAAATTACACTTAATAATTTTACTGATGCTTCAAGTATGCATGAATCTGAAGCATACGACAAAAAGCAAAGAATTTTTGTTTCAACTGTTGTTACTATTATATGCGCTTTTATAGCAtgtaaagtaaaaaatttaaccAATGTTATTGGAATAGGAGGAGGAATTACATCTACTCTTATATCAtg ctTTTTACCGAATTTgatttatttcaaaaatagaaaaaatgttGAAAATAAgtttaaaagatatataactttatttatgctaatctttttttcatttatggGATTTTTTTCTGTCATCATTACTACATTAAACTtagttatttaa
- a CDS encoding RNA-binding protein, putative, protein MNNSNKVPLPNENKVINNSYNTKTLWVGDLDKIKDETVDENYILYCMFYEFREDIMKIKLCKEKNSQKNSYAFIEFSNSEIAKYCFDNLNGKWIPGKIHKFKLNWAKYNMTDNINQNGKNLSIELDDKGTYSIYVGSLPPNTTKEEIENLFRNFYKSICFVKMIKNCNKNQNKIYCFIHFLNYQECIRALTEMDGYIFKGYKIKVNTSNGIKTNNPENNNSCTNKKYDLVNNLNSMNVSDFSINENNIINSITDEQKKNNKNYYFYYNNINNELNNIYKNNYYDYDHLNSNVNTFPGYNSNNNIIYDSNSYTNHINQINNYNTNINHICNYNSDINHINNYNINCVNEAENHMNYNMNNLNYINNFNYTYSEKNRKINLYDKKEINRMNDINAYFEHNNNSIKENETIEKKINSSYENSYESNLYSNSFSNKDNNNFRVLTSKNNINNDNGEDSNDISNYDNNINNKNKHNNYDNNESISNNNSNIITTNNNTNNSTSTNTNTNNTNTNNTNNNNTSTTTTNNNDSIDNNNNNNNDRSNYN, encoded by the coding sequence atgaataattcaaataaagtACCTTTGCCTAATGAAAATAAGgttataaataattcatataataCTAAAACACTATGGGTTGGTgatttagataaaataaagGATGAGACAGTTgatgaaaattatattttatactgTATGTTTTATGAATTTAGAGAagatataatgaaaataaaattatgtaaGGAAAAAAATTCTCAAAAAAATTCGTATGCTTTTATTGAATTTTCGAATTCTGAAATTGCAAAATATTGTTTTGATAACTTAAATGGAAAATGGATACCAGGAAAAATTcacaaatttaaattaaattggGCAAAATATAACATGACtgataatataaatcaaAATGGGAAAAATTTAAGTATAGAATTAGATGATAAAGGAACATATTCTATATATGTTGGCAGTTTACCTCCAAATACAACAAAAGAAGAAATTGAAAACTTATTTcgtaatttttataaaagtatttGTTTTGTTAAAATGATTAAAAATTGCaataaaaatcaaaataaaatttattgttTTATTCACTTTCTCAATTACCAAGAATGCATAAGAGCTTTAACAGAAATGGATGGATATATCTTCAAAGGTTATAAAATTAAGGTGAACACATCTAATGGAATAAAGACAAACAACcctgaaaataataattcttgtactaataaaaaatatgatttggttaataatttaaatagcATGAATGTAAGTGATTTTAGtataaatgaaaacaatATAATTAACAGTATAACAgatgaacaaaaaaaaaacaataaaaattattatttttattacaataatattaataatgaactaaataatatatataaaaataattattatgatTATGATCATCTTAATTCAAATGTCAACACTTTTCCTGgatataatagtaataataatattatatatgatTCAAATAGTTACACCAATCATATTAaccaaataaataattataatacgAACATTAACCATATATGTAACTATAACTCCGACATTAATCATATTAATAACTATAACATTAACTGCGTTAATGAGGCTGAGAATCATATGAattataatatgaataatttaaattatattaataattttaattatacttattcagaaaaaaatagaaaaattaatttatatgataaaaaagaaataaatagaaTGAATGATATCAACGCATATTTTgaacataataataatagcattaaagaaaatgaaacaattgaaaaaaaaattaactccTCTTATGAAAACTCATATGAATCAAATTTATATAGTAATTCTTTCTCAAacaaagataataataattttagagTTCTAacaagtaaaaataatataaataatgataatggTGAAGATAGCAATGATATAAGTAATTATGATAAcaacataaataataaaaataaacataacaactatgataataatgaaagcataagtaataataatagtaatatcattactactaataataatactaataataGTACTAGTACTAATACTAATACTAATAATACTAACACtaataatactaataataataataccaGTACTACTActactaataataatgatagtattgataacaataataataataataatgatagaagtaattataattaa
- the PL gene encoding phosphatidylcholine-sterol acyltransferase, putative: MSTLFYLFILYNFLHCSLVLTKNSSLDEFASFLLRGPYRLTFGDSYTTGEVFDENDEENHPLYSKENEGKIKKVKGEEIDEVDRETGEMNRETGEVDRETGEVNRETGEVDRETGEVNRETGEVDRETGEVNRETGEVDRETGEVNRETGEVDRETGEVNRETGEVDRETGEVNRETGEVDRETGEVNRETGEVDRETGEVDREIGELYNEEFELDNFKREKQALLKKNSVQKEEQQHDKMKGYIKWTREETKKDNDKKNYIEIYNPTTYLIPGVGGSTLIAEYKNAQINSCGKNVLNSKPFRIWLSLSRLFSIKSNLYCTFDTLRLIYDEKKNSYINQKGVNIRVESYGSLKGVDYLDYFNNNGIGLTKYYNVISSHFISNGYINGESIIGAPYDWRYPLYQQKYDILKAHIEYNYEMRNKKKVNLIGHSFGGLFINFFLSRVVDDEWKDKYLNSVIYINSPFKGSFKTIRALLHGNRDFISFSISKIVKLSISEGMMKAIGNSIGSLFDLIPYREYFEHDQIVILMNLDDNPIDNEKIQSLVKSCGLYDPECYTNRTDVKLRVYTLSNWHNLLSPELKMRYENHLIYTDRNFSMDHGVPIFCIYSTTKKKSTEHLLFFQSPDLSKEPFIYYGEGDGTVPLESLESCSNFANTEVKYFKEIDHSGVLRSNDVAKYIYSKAHIIYD, translated from the coding sequence atgtcaactttattttatttattcatacTATATAATTTCCTTCATTGTTCATTAGTTTTAACTAAAAATTCAAGTTTAGATGAGTTTGcttcttttcttttaagaGGACCATACAGGCTTACATTTGGGGATTCCTATACAACAGGAGAAGTATTTGATGAaaatgatgaagaaaatCATCCATTATattcaaaagaaaatgaagggaaaataaaaaaagtgaaagGAGAAGAAATAGATGAAGTAGATAGAGAAACAGGAGAAATGAATAGAGAAACAGGAGAAGTAGATAGAGAAACAGGAGAAGTTAATAGAGAAACAGGTGAAGTAGATAGAGAGACAGGAGAAGTTAATAGAGAAACAGGAGAAGTAGATAGAGAAACAGGAGAAGTTAATAGAGAAACAGGTGAAGTAGATAGAGAAACAGGAGAAGTAAATAGAGAAACAGGTGAAGTAGATAGAGAAACAGGAGAAGTTAATAGAGAAACAGGTGAAGTAGATAGAGAAACAGGAGAAGTTAATAGAGAAACAGGTGAAGTAGATAGAGAAACAGGAGAAGTTAATAGAGAAACAGGTGAAGTAGATAGAGAAACAGGTGAAGTAGATAGAGAAATAGGTGAATTATATAATGAAGAATTTGAACTAGACAATTTTAAACGAGAAAAACAAgcacttttaaaaaaaaatagtgtaCAAAAAGAAGAACAACAACATGATAAAATGAAAGGATACATTAAATGGACGAGAGAAGAAACTAAAAAAGACAAtgataagaaaaattatattgaaatatataatccTACTACATATTTAATTCCAGGAGTAGGGGGAAGTACTCTAATTGCAGAATATAAGAACGCACAAATCAATAGTTGTGGTAAAAATGTCTTAAATTCAAAACCATTTAGAATATGGTTAAGCTTAAGTAgattattttctataaaatcAAATTTGTATTGTACATTTGATACTCTAAGGTTAatatatgatgaaaaaaaaaattcttatattAACCAAAAAGGAGTAAATATTAGAGTAGAAAGCTATGGTTCCCTTAAAGGAGTTGATTATTTagattattttaataataatggtATAGGATTAactaaatattataatgtCATATCATCTCATTTTATCTCTAATGGTTATATAAATGGAGAGAGTATAATTGGTGCACCATATGACTGGAGATATCCTTTATATCAGCAAAAATATGATATTCTTAAAGCACATATAGAATATAATTATGAAatgagaaataaaaaaaaagtaaatttaaTAGGTCATAGTTTCGGAggtttatttattaatttctttttaagtAGAGTAGTAGATGATGAATGGAAAGACAAATATTTGAATTctgtaatatatattaattcacCATTTAAAGGTTCCTTTAAAACAATTAGAGCATTGCTTCATGGCAATAGggattttatatcatttagcATTTCTAAAATTGTTAAACTTTCAATATCAGAAGGTATGATGAAGGCTATTGGAAATAGTATAGGTTCATTATTTGATCTCATTCCTTATAGAGAATATTTTGAACATGATCAAATTGTAATTTTGATGAATTTAGATGATAACCCAatagataatgaaaaaatacaGTCATTAGTAAAATCATGTGGACTATACGACCCAGAATGTTATACAAACAGAACGGATGTAAAATTAAGAGTATATACTTTATCAAACTGGCACAATTTGTTAAGTCCAGAATTAAAAATGAGATATgaaaatcatttaatttatactGATAGAAATTTCTCAATGGATCATGGTGTTCCaatattttgtatatatagtACTACTAAAAAAAAGAGCACAGagcatttattattttttcaatctCCTGATTTAAGTAAGGAACCTTTTATTTACTATGGAGAAGGAGATGGAACTGTACCACTGGAAAGTTTAGAATCCTGTAGTAATTTTGCTAACACAGAAGTTAAGTACTTCAAAGAAATTGATCATTCTGGAGTTTTACGTAGTAATGATGTtgctaaatatatatatagtaaagCACACATAATCTATGActag
- a CDS encoding DnaJ protein, putative produces MIKSKIFFVFLIFLVSKIIKKNEKWKIFISAWYNHEEQDDDYDHMKLYDVLGVQKSASLDEIKKAYRKLSKKYHPDKAKDQNSNNRFNEIVEAYEILSDEEKRKIYDHHGLNAAKNLETNKMDEDPTDHFNIYESFFGGGFRRDEKRKAENLTLNIEMNLEQLYNGELFSVFYTRDVNCLRSDDCIEKKRECSGKGYKTVTQQVAPGFIMQNKMKDENCIDRGKAWKYKCAHCPNGMKEEKTIKLTLEIEKGMKTNDRIVFEKKGKEEIGYENGDIIFIIQTKKHKIYERKNNDLYQFYEISLKDALIGFSKDLDHISGTPISINKQTVTFHNEILKIKDKGMPIKNTNKYGDLYIKFLVQFPKKLTEEQKKVISEML; encoded by the coding sequence ATGATTAAAAGtaagattttttttgtatttttaatttttttagtttccaaaattataaaaaaaaatgaaaaatggaaaatatttattagtGCATGGTATAATCATGAAGAGCAAGATGATGACTATGACCATATGAAGTTATATGACGTTCTAGGTGTTCAAAAAAGTGCAAGTTTAGACGAAATAAAAAAGGCTTACagaaaattatcaaaaaaatatcatcCAGATAAAGCAAAAGATCAAAATTCTAATAATCGATTTAATGAAATAGTAGAAGCATATGAAATATTAAgtgatgaagaaaaaagaaaaatatatgatcATCATGGATTGAATGCAGCTAAGAATTTAGAAACTAATAAAATGGATGAAGATCCAACAGATCATTTTAACATTTATGAAAGTTTTTTTGGTGGTGGATTTAGAAGagatgaaaaaagaaaagcaGAAAATTTAACGttaaatatagaaatgaATTTAGAGCAATTATATAATGGTGAATTGTTTTCTGTTTTTTATACAAGAGATGTCAATTGTTTAAGGAGTGATGACTGcatagaaaagaaaagagaATGTAGTGGTAAAGGATACAAAACAGTTACACAGCAAGTTGCACCTGGTTTTATTAtgcaaaataaaatgaaagatGAAAACTGTATTGATAGAGGAAAAGCTTGGAAATATAAATGCGCACATTGCCCAAATGGAatgaaagaagaaaaaactATTAAATTAACCTTAGAAATTGAAAAAGGAATGAAAACTAATGATAGAATtgtttttgaaaaaaaagggaAAGAAGAGATTGGTTATGAGAATGgagatattatttttattattcaaacaaaaaaacataaaatatatgaaagaaaaaataatgatttgTATCAATTTTACGAGATTTCTTTGAAAGATGCTTTAATTGGTTTTTCAAAGGATCTTGATCATATTAGTGGAACACCAATTAgcataaataaacaaacagtAACTTTTCATAATGAAATTCttaaaattaaagataaaGGAATGCCTATTAAAAATACTAATAAATATGGAGATCTTTACATCAAATTTTTAGTTCAATttccaaaaaaattaacGGAAGAgcaaaaaaaagttatttctGAAATGCTATAG